A portion of the Gloeocapsa sp. PCC 73106 genome contains these proteins:
- a CDS encoding DNA topoisomerase (ATP-hydrolyzing) subunit A, whose protein sequence is MVKQLNLLKTAQIIPTALHVEMEQSYLEYAMSVIVGRALPDVRDGLKPVHRRILYAMHELGLTPDRPYRKCARVVGDVLGKYHPHGDQSVYDALVRMVQDFSSRYPLLAGHGNFGSIDNDPPAAMRYTETRLAAIGNQSLLGDISDTIVDFTDNFDNSQQEPVVLPAQLPILLLNGCSGIAVGMATNIPPHNLNEVVDGLITLIDQPQLPDEKLWEIIQGPDFPTGGEIIELSGVHEAYKTGRGLIAVRGVTKIEKIYLNKGKNREKTAIIVTELPYQVNKAAWIEKVADLVNQGRLEGIADLRDESDRDGIRVVIELKRDASHPQVLQQLYQQTPLQTNFGVIMLALVDNQPRQLSLRELLDEFLKFREYTLVRKYRQELEATQKRLHLVEGLLVAIKELDRVIEILRTAADGSSAKITLQAELNISETQADSILAMPLRRLTTLEHQKIQEEHIELHKTSQELEKLLGDRHELLKSLKKELRALKRQFGDGRRTRLVVLDNEAEPTLTTPSVPEVKGIVAVTDTGCVYWQESEQSTNQGVIFSQKIDDQPLVVITDQGKAYPVALESIPHFRENPSQLLLRLLPKSAQRDSQSIVTQFFPPPADESGSDLLLVTQQGRLKRLLMSELDGLTNRGLMLLKLKTGDRLAYLCLTDTDTEVVIATKKGRIVRYHCRDEKIPLLGRSAQGITGLILRPGEQLVGCATIKQEKHLILVSELGYGKRLPISALRICAPGDMGTQAFKFINPLDNLAGILPEKRNSTVSLSLGRDKKQIAVGDIPVSPKDNPGIQLVKLKQQQKILNIYYQ, encoded by the coding sequence ATGGTCAAACAACTGAATCTATTAAAAACTGCACAAATCATTCCCACCGCTCTCCACGTAGAAATGGAGCAGTCTTATTTAGAATACGCCATGAGTGTGATTGTGGGGCGAGCTTTACCCGACGTCAGGGATGGCTTAAAACCGGTGCACCGCCGTATCCTCTACGCGATGCATGAATTGGGATTAACACCTGATCGCCCTTATCGTAAATGCGCGCGGGTGGTGGGAGATGTGCTAGGAAAATATCATCCCCATGGCGATCAATCGGTGTACGACGCTTTGGTGCGCATGGTACAGGATTTTAGCAGTCGTTACCCTCTTCTGGCGGGACATGGGAATTTTGGCTCTATCGACAACGATCCTCCCGCGGCGATGCGTTATACAGAAACTCGTCTGGCAGCTATTGGTAATCAGAGTTTACTCGGTGATATTAGCGACACTATCGTAGATTTTACCGATAACTTCGACAATTCTCAGCAAGAACCAGTAGTTTTGCCCGCCCAGTTGCCTATCTTACTACTCAATGGTTGTTCTGGTATTGCGGTAGGTATGGCGACTAATATTCCTCCCCATAATTTGAACGAAGTGGTAGATGGTTTGATTACCCTGATTGATCAACCCCAACTTCCAGACGAAAAACTCTGGGAGATTATTCAAGGACCAGATTTTCCTACCGGAGGCGAAATTATCGAACTTAGTGGGGTACACGAGGCTTATAAAACCGGACGAGGCTTAATCGCGGTCCGAGGAGTGACTAAAATTGAAAAAATTTACCTTAATAAGGGAAAAAATCGAGAAAAAACAGCAATTATCGTCACGGAGTTACCCTATCAGGTTAATAAAGCCGCTTGGATTGAAAAAGTAGCCGATTTAGTTAATCAGGGACGACTAGAAGGAATCGCCGATCTGCGAGATGAGAGCGATCGCGACGGTATCAGAGTGGTAATTGAGCTAAAAAGAGACGCCTCACACCCTCAAGTACTTCAACAACTCTATCAACAAACGCCTCTACAGACAAACTTTGGGGTGATCATGCTCGCTTTAGTGGATAACCAGCCGCGTCAACTATCTCTACGTGAGTTACTAGATGAGTTTTTAAAGTTTCGTGAATACACTCTAGTTAGAAAATACCGTCAAGAGTTAGAAGCAACGCAAAAACGGCTACATTTGGTAGAGGGTTTATTGGTAGCGATTAAGGAATTAGATCGGGTGATCGAGATCCTACGCACAGCAGCTGATGGTTCGAGCGCTAAAATCACTCTACAAGCAGAATTAAATATCAGTGAAACTCAAGCTGATTCCATACTCGCTATGCCTTTACGTCGTTTGACGACTTTAGAACATCAAAAGATTCAGGAAGAACATATAGAACTACACAAAACGAGTCAAGAGTTAGAAAAGTTGTTGGGCGATCGCCATGAGTTACTAAAATCTCTTAAAAAAGAATTACGCGCTCTGAAACGTCAATTTGGTGATGGGCGACGTACGCGTCTAGTCGTCCTCGACAACGAAGCTGAACCCACTCTGACTACTCCTAGTGTACCTGAAGTAAAAGGGATAGTAGCAGTTACGGACACCGGTTGTGTTTACTGGCAAGAATCGGAACAATCTACCAACCAAGGTGTGATTTTTAGCCAAAAAATAGACGATCAGCCACTGGTAGTGATTACTGACCAAGGTAAGGCTTACCCCGTAGCTTTAGAATCTATACCCCACTTTCGAGAAAACCCCTCCCAGTTACTGTTACGTTTACTCCCGAAAAGTGCTCAAAGAGATAGTCAAAGTATCGTAACTCAGTTTTTTCCGCCTCCTGCTGATGAATCTGGTTCAGATTTACTACTAGTGACGCAACAGGGTCGTCTCAAACGCTTGTTAATGTCAGAATTAGATGGGTTAACTAATCGAGGTTTGATGCTGCTTAAACTGAAAACGGGCGATCGCTTAGCCTATCTTTGTTTAACCGACACCGATACAGAAGTGGTCATCGCTACCAAAAAAGGAAGGATAGTGCGCTACCATTGCCGCGACGAGAAGATACCTCTGTTGGGTCGTAGCGCTCAAGGGATAACCGGTCTAATTCTACGTCCAGGAGAACAACTAGTGGGTTGCGCCACCATTAAACAGGAAAAACATTTAATATTAGTTTCAGAATTAGGCTACGGTAAACGTCTACCTATATCTGCTCTGAGAATTTGCGCTCCTGGAGATATGGGGACTCAAGCTTTTAAATTTATCAATCCTTTGGATAACTTGGCGGGTATTCTCCCTGAAAAACGAAATAGTACAGTTTCTTTGAGTCTGGGTAGAGACAAGAAACAAATTGCCGTAGGAGATATACCTGTTTCACCTAAAGATAACCCGGGAATACAACTAGTTAAATTAAAACAGCAGCAAAAAATACTTAATATATATTATCAATAG
- a CDS encoding response regulator, whose product MTSVLIVEDDDTNLLVFSLILTKRGGLKVKSTEDVEEVLKIASSGEVDIILMDVSLSQSIYQGEPVDGIRITQILKANATTASLPVVLVTAHAMDGYRQKFLAESGADDYITKPILDQQEFVDRIKRLAEKKR is encoded by the coding sequence ATGACAAGTGTCTTAATTGTAGAAGACGATGATACTAATCTCCTGGTCTTTTCACTAATTCTCACCAAAAGAGGTGGTTTAAAAGTCAAAAGTACAGAAGATGTAGAAGAAGTCTTAAAAATTGCTAGCTCAGGTGAAGTTGACATTATTTTAATGGATGTTTCTTTATCTCAGAGTATCTACCAGGGTGAACCGGTGGATGGAATTAGAATTACGCAGATCTTGAAAGCTAATGCTACGACAGCTAGTTTACCAGTAGTTTTAGTTACCGCCCACGCCATGGACGGTTATCGCCAAAAATTTCTCGCTGAAAGCGGCGCCGACGATTACATTACTAAGCCTATCTTAGATCAACAGGAGTTTGTAGATCGAATCAAACGATTAGCAGAGAAAAAAAGATGA
- the hrcA gene encoding heat-inducible transcriptional repressor HrcA: protein MSVQHNLTERHQNILRATIKHYIATAEPVGSKTLIEEYDFSVSSATIRNIMGRLEKAGLLYQPHTSAGRIPSDEGYRIYVDQLITRDQHLGKKIEQSLKQELHHDTWSFESLIQKAAKFLASVSGYIALVTIPQTSTNQLRHVQLLLTESQQIILIIVTDAYQTQSFLIDSGSESFSDNELQILSNFLNHKLKGKYISELTSLDWSDLDQEFQRYTDFLTKLFANLRRQSQLPRFYPMLVHGIAELLRQPEFAQPEATQILLHLLEEQQEKIWPLIFELSTVSRPTSKATIRIGAENDLESMRNCSVVSSLYCQGNLPVGSVAIIGPTRMLYENAIPLVESAAAYLSEALTS from the coding sequence ATGTCTGTTCAACACAATCTCACCGAGCGCCATCAAAATATCCTCAGGGCAACTATTAAACACTATATTGCCACGGCCGAACCTGTGGGCTCTAAAACTCTGATTGAAGAGTACGATTTTAGCGTCAGTTCAGCTACTATTCGCAACATTATGGGGCGACTGGAAAAAGCAGGATTACTCTACCAACCCCATACTTCTGCGGGTCGCATTCCTTCGGATGAGGGCTATCGGATCTATGTAGATCAGTTGATTACACGAGATCAACACTTAGGCAAAAAAATCGAACAGTCATTAAAACAGGAACTGCACCACGATACTTGGAGTTTTGAGTCTTTGATCCAAAAAGCTGCCAAGTTTCTAGCTTCAGTAAGTGGGTATATTGCTCTGGTTACCATTCCTCAAACCAGCACTAATCAACTGCGTCATGTACAGTTACTCCTGACGGAATCTCAACAAATAATTCTAATTATCGTCACCGACGCTTACCAAACCCAGTCTTTTTTAATTGATTCGGGGTCAGAAAGCTTTAGCGACAACGAGTTACAAATCTTATCTAACTTTTTAAATCATAAACTCAAAGGAAAATATATCTCTGAGTTGACGAGTTTGGACTGGAGTGATTTAGATCAAGAATTTCAACGCTACACAGATTTTCTCACTAAGTTATTTGCTAATCTGCGCCGTCAATCTCAACTACCTCGATTTTATCCCATGCTCGTCCATGGAATCGCCGAATTGCTTCGCCAGCCTGAATTTGCTCAACCAGAAGCAACTCAGATCTTGCTACACTTACTCGAAGAGCAACAAGAAAAAATTTGGCCTTTGATCTTCGAACTTTCTACTGTTTCCCGTCCGACTAGTAAGGCTACTATTAGAATTGGTGCGGAAAACGATCTAGAATCGATGCGTAACTGTAGCGTGGTGTCTTCCCTCTATTGTCAGGGAAATCTTCCGGTAGGTAGCGTGGCTATTATTGGACCTACTCGAATGCTTTATGAAAATGCGATTCCTTTAGTAGAGTCAGCAGCCGCCTATCTTTCAGAGGCTTTGACGAGTTGA
- a CDS encoding rhodanese-like domain-containing protein, translating to MSFSFQPLPQIGVEALAVLLEQNNGAVQLIDVREPSEVAIAHLPGFSVLSLSSFSEWSSSIKERFDPTLETLVICHHGVRSAQMCQWLMSQGFTNVKNIIGGIDAYSLAVDSSVPRY from the coding sequence ATGTCTTTTTCCTTTCAACCCCTGCCTCAGATCGGTGTAGAAGCTCTCGCGGTGTTATTGGAGCAAAATAATGGAGCAGTACAGTTAATTGATGTTAGAGAACCTTCTGAAGTGGCGATCGCTCACCTTCCTGGTTTTAGTGTATTATCTCTCTCGTCATTTTCCGAGTGGTCTTCCAGTATCAAAGAGCGTTTTGACCCTACCCTAGAAACTTTAGTCATTTGTCACCATGGTGTGCGATCGGCGCAAATGTGTCAATGGTTAATGAGCCAAGGCTTTACCAATGTCAAAAACATCATAGGAGGAATTGACGCTTACAGTTTAGCTGTTGATTCGAGTGTACCTCGATATTGA